One Ascaphus truei isolate aAscTru1 chromosome 9, aAscTru1.hap1, whole genome shotgun sequence genomic region harbors:
- the ANGEL1 gene encoding protein angel homolog 1 isoform X2, whose amino-acid sequence MTLRCWGGWCSRGNHWRRKGGTWKTRSRCCHSRYRTTVLCLQEVQEDHYRKEVQRSLSAMGYSCHYKRRTGRKTDGCCTCYKTQRFMLLCQSHVEFFRPGIDQLNRDNVGLVLLLQPLPTAGLPDGRSFPPLCVANTHLLYNPRRGDIKLAQLALFLAEIDKVARTPEGSHCPIILCGDLNATPDSPLYRLLRYGSLNCRDLPAWKVSGQEKYCSYPYPRILPSPLWPDFLGVTDHCRYSSLHVPKGSGHAAAERLSYTRQRLLQLRYCLAACQRPPNLALIKGVTDNEPDPHRVRDHGLNVDPVKPPRESDPVLHVAPTEPPRDPVLHVAPAEPPRESDPVLHVAPTEPPCESDPGLHVAPTEPPRDPVLHVAPAEPPRESDPVLHVAPTEPPRDPVLHVDPAEPPRDPVLHVAPAEPPRESDPVLHVAPTEPPRDPVLHVDPAEPPRDPVLHMAPTEPPREPGLHVAPTEPPCESDPGLHVAPTEPPCESDPGLHADPVEPPRESGPVLHVAPTEPPHERDPVLHVASRDPPRQRDRGLHVDPTDPPLLRSPLSLQHDLHLTSVYSHFLPAKRHAEVTTLPMGRGASVDYIFYSAEPLLEGSTSHGVRFYEDKQLKLMGRLSLLSEADLWAAQGLPNPFCSSDHLCLLASFSLDLSAP is encoded by the exons GTCCTTTGCCTTCAGGAGGTGCAGGAAGATCACTACAGGAAGGAGGTGCAGCGCAGCCTGTCTGCAATGG GGTACAGCTGCCACTACAAGCGCAGGACGGGCAGGAAGACAGACGGCTGCTGCACGTGTTACAAGACGCAGCGTTTCATGTTACTCTGCCAGAGCCACGTGGAGTTTTTCCGGCCTGGGATCGACCAGCTGAACCGTGACAACGTGGGACTGGTGCTGCTTCTACAGCCGCTGCCCACAGCGGGTCTGCCGGACGGCCGCAGCTTTCCCCCGCTGTGCGTGGCAAACACCCACCTGCTCTACAACCCGCGGCGGGGGGACATCAAGCTGGCACAGCTGGCGCTCTTTCTGGCAGAGATAGATAAGGTGGCTCGGACGCCCGAGGGCTCCCACTGCCCCATCATCCTGTGCGGAGATCTGAACGCTACGCCGGACTCCCCGCTGTACCGCCTGCTGCGttacgggagcctgaactgcagggaTCTGCCCGCCTGGAAG GTCTCCGGGCAGGAGAAGTACTGCAGTTACCCGTACCCGCGGATACTTCCCTCCCCGCTCTGGCCGGACTTCCTGGGTGTTACAGATCACTGCCGGTATTCCTCTCTGCACGTGCCAAAGGGATCCG GCCACGCCGCCGCAGAGAGACTCTCGTACACCCGCCAGCGCCTGCTGCAGCTCCGGTACTGCCTCGCCGCATGTCAGCGCCCCCCTAACCTTGCCCTGATTAAAGGGGTTACCGACAATGAGccag accctcaccGTGTGCGTGATCACGGCCTGAACGTGGATCCCGTGAAGCCTCCCCGTGAGAGTGATCCTGTCCTGCACGTGGCCCCCACGGAGCCTCCTCGTGATCCTGTCCTGCACGTGGCCCCCGCCGAGCCTCCCCGTGAGAGTGATCCTGTCCTGCACGTGGCCCCCACGGAGCCTCCCTGTGAGAGTGATCCAGGCCTGCACGTGGCCCCCACGGAGCCTCCTCGTGATCCTGTCCTGCACGTGGCCCCCGCCGAGCCTCCCCGTGAGAGTGATCCTGTCCTGCACGTGGCCCCCACGGAGCCTCCTCGTGATCCTGTCCTGCACGTGGACCCCGCGGAGCCTCCTCGTGATCCTGTCCTGCACGTGGCCCCCGCCGAGCCTCCCCGTGAGAGTGATCCTGTCCTGCACGTGGCCCCCACGGAGCCTCCTCGTGATCCTGTCCTGCACGTGGACCCCGCGGAGCCTCCTCGTGATCCTGTCCTGCACATGGCCCCCACAGAGCCTCCTCGTGAGCCTGGCCTGCACGTGGCCCCCACTGAGCCTCCCTGTGAGAGTGATCCAGGCCTGCACGTGGCCCCCACGGAGCCTCCCTGTGAGAGTGATCCAGGCCTGCACGCGGACCCCGTGGAGCCTCCTCGTGAGAGTGGTCCTGTGCTGCATGTGGCCCCCACGGAGCCTCCCCATGAGAGGGATCCTGTCCTGCACGTGGCTTCCAGGGACCCTCCCCGGCAGCGTGATCGTGGCCTGCACGTGGACCCCACGGACCCTCCTCTCCTCAG GTCCCCCCTCTCGCTTCAGCACGACCTGCACCTGACCTCTGTGTACAGCCACTTCCTGCCGGCTAAACGTCATGCCGAGGTGACCACCCTCCCCATGGGACGTGGGGCCAGCGTGGATTACATCTTCTATTCTGCGGAGCCGCTTCTCGAGGGCAGCACGAGCCACG GTGTCCGATTCTATGAGGACAAGCAGCTGAAGCTGATGGGACGCCTGAGTCTCCTCTCCGAGGCCGATCTATGGGCTGCCCAGGGCCTCCCCAACCCGTTCTGCTCCTCTGACCATCTCTGTCTGCTGGCCAGTTTCAGCCTGGACCTGTCTGCCCCATGA